A genomic segment from Spinacia oleracea cultivar Varoflay chromosome 3, BTI_SOV_V1, whole genome shotgun sequence encodes:
- the LOC110783031 gene encoding uncharacterized protein, with amino-acid sequence MAGKINYWIPLKALIHGILAVALSFTAYSKRVKTYEVYSFSGSCTYPSSSAWYYGLIAAIALLAEQVTICVGMRCFCSRKVHFTKKITAIISMIFFILSWFAFVISFMGLIYTAVVNNHKFLVKNHSHNNGGGCFIGKENLFLGAAIWCVITTVLGLISYGFWACSTDSRDTSDQAEYARSYEQGVAMGQPHTSKV; translated from the exons ATGGCTGGGAAAATTAATTACTGGATACCTTTAAAAGCTCTTATTCACGGTATACTTGCAGTTGCTCTAAGTTTTACAGCTTACTCAAAGAGAGTCAAG acttATGAAGTGTATAGCTTTAGTGGGAGTTGTACATATCCAAGCAGTTCAGCCTGGTATTATGGTTTAATTGCTGCAATAGCTCTTCTGGCTGAGCAAGTTACAATTTGtgttgggatgagatgcttttGTAGTCGTAAAGTACATTTTACTAAAAAAATTACTGCTATTATCTCAATGATATTCTTCATTCTTTCCTG GTTTGCATTTGTTATATCGTTCATGGGACTAATATATACAGCGGTCGTCAACAACCACAAATTCCTAGTAAAAAATCATTCTCATAACAATGGTGGTGGTTGTTTCATTGGCAAGGAGAATTTATTCTTAGGAGCCGCGATTTGGTGTGTAATTACAACCGTGTTAGGTCTAATCTCATACGGGTTTTGGGCGTGTAGTACCGATAGCCGAGACACTAGTGATCAAGCCGAATATGCTCGTTCGTATGAGCAAGGTGTTGCTATGGGTCAACCTCATACGAGCAAGGTCTAA
- the LOC130470638 gene encoding uncharacterized protein produces MSEFNYWVPLRALLLGLLAIALSFIAYARRVRASEVHNVNGICTYPNGSAWYFGLMAAIALLASQLAICVGMKCFCCNRNVHFTKKCIAVISMIFFVLSWIAFVIAFTGLIITAIVNNHDFLVDLVIGQSSPMDIGLGSS; encoded by the exons ATGTCCGAATTTAATTATTGGGTGCCTTTAAGAGCCCTTCTTCTTGGTTTACTTGCAATTGCTCTCAGTTTTATCGCTTACGCCAGAAGAGTCAGG GCTTCAGAAGTTCACAATGTTAATGGGATCTGCACATATCCAAACGGTTCAGCGTGGTATTTTGGTTTAATGGCTGCAATAGCTCTTCTTGCTTCGCAACTTGCAATTTGTGTTGGCATGAAATGCTTTTGTTGCAATCGTAACGTACATTTTACTAAAAAATGTATTGCTGTTATCTCCATGATATTCTTCGTTCTTTCCTG GATTGCATTTGTGATAGCATTCACGGGACTTATAATTACAGCAATCGTGAACAACCATGACTTCCtagtagacctggttattggacagagtagtccaatggatatagggttagggtcaagttaa
- the LOC110783032 gene encoding uncharacterized protein: MVRRNSFWASFKHFGNIWFPLIALLFGALAMAFSLIAYAKRIKAKDVTKPYGLCVYPSSPSPGLGIVAALFLLVEQIVISAATFCFCCCGQRCTARCTTIIALLFFIGSWLTFLITFSGLIYTAILNNSDFLAVSYNGENIDSCNVGNENLFLGAAYWCIISTIVGLIAYIFWVCGIVKIHNDRSRAQAITDHEQGVVAMGEPQNNQMQQPNE, encoded by the exons atggtgCGGAGAAATAGTTTTTGGGCGTCTTTTAAACATTTTGGCAACATTTGGTTCCCTTTAATTGCGCTTCTTTTTGGTGCACTTGCTATGGCTTTCAGTCTTATTGCTTATGCCAAGAGAATTAAG GCTAAAGATGTTACGAAACCATATGGGTTATGTGTATATCCAAGCAGTCCATCCCCTGGTCTTGGCATAGTGGCTGCACTATTTCTACTAGTCGAGCAAATTGTTATTAGCGCTGCTACTTTCTGCTTCTGTTGCTGTGGACAACGTTGTACTGCGCGCTGCACAACTATAATCGCACTTCTGTTCTTCATTGGCTCCTG GTTAACCTTCCTGATAACATTCAGTGGATTGATATATACAGCGATCCTCAACAACAGCGACTTCCTAGCAGTATCATACAATGGAGAAAACATTGATTCTTGCAACGTGGGCAACGAGAATTTGTTCCTTGGTGCTGCATATTGGTGCATAATTAGTACTATTGTAGGTCTCATCGCTTATATTTTTTGGGTGTGTGGTATTGTTAAAATACACAATGATCGCAGCAGAGCCCAAGCTATTACTGATCATGAGCAAGGGGTTGTTGCTATGGGCGAACCTCAAAACAATCAAATGCAGCAACCAAATGAATAA
- the LOC110783135 gene encoding protein FAR-RED IMPAIRED RESPONSE 1 codes for MALNEGESGSVVGVVHDQSTGMDGVINNDEGVHDVGPEDVGNMSESVTSCNQLSATERDECLTPTSAVHNGMYCHSQRLEAPSVGMIFPTWEAADNYYRIYGKQQGFGVIRPSAGFSRVQTKRKINVLWKCERAGKPNIISKSRRKKNEQKDESQLGDDVGTEPIQVRTTKKSRKSKKCECPAMMYAGVNVDGEWVVRKVVLEHKNHSLTPGTRLHTSQLNQAMPKLLLVSQTHDERNGLNEKPNTELDMHNKNAGDKRLITLDEDSNAMMKFFEMMYMDNQNFYHSFRQDDTGKLHDVVWIDARCRAAYEEFGDVVWLDTTYMINDYDLPLATFVGVNHHGHTILFGCALISREDVETFEWVFSSWLVGMAGKAPGGILTDETDIISKALGRVMPGTTHKWCLWHVIEKISQRLGTQCKYIAMTTELKDIIYDSFTGDEFEERWKIVIDQYELADDTWLTRLYEERLMWVPIYNKDTFCAGMRNTQRVESMQSFFDDKLPNSLRNTVFLWKRGWSQRWLLMLIVQCMVWQQIFQSSKFSRNYTHTLNSWRFKRSAKGCCIVMVVESSSCQTAYYCTI; via the coding sequence ATGGCACTGAACGAGGGGGAGAGTGGGAGCGTGGTGGGCGTTGTCCACGATCAAAGTACTGGGATGGATGGTGTCATTAATAATGATGAGGGTGTTCATGACGTTGGTCCTGAGGATGTTGGAAATATGAGTGAAAGTGTGACAAGTTGCAATCAGCTCAGCGCTACAGAAAGAGATGAGTGCCTAACACCGACGAGTGCAGTGCACAATGGTATGTATTGTCATTCTCAGAGATTGGAGGCTCCAAGTGTAGGGATGATATTCCCAACTTGGGAGGCAGCTGATAATTATTATCGTATTTACGGAAAACAACAAGGTTTCGGGGTGATAAGGCCTTCGGCAGGCTTTAGCAGGGTGCAAACAAAGCGGAAGATAAATGTATTATGGAAGTGCGAACGTGCTGGAAAGCCAAACATCATTAGCAAAAGTAGGCGGAagaagaatgaacaaaaagatGAATCACAATTGGGAGATGATGTTGGTACAGAACCAATACAAGTTAGAACAACTAAGAAGTCAAGGAAGTCCAAAAAATGTGAATGTCCGGCAATGATGTATGCTGGTGTGAATGTTGATGGAGAATGGGTTGTTCGGAAGGTAGTGCTGGAGCACAAAAACCACAGTCTAACCCCTGGTACAAGGTTACATACTTCGCAACTTAACCAAGCAATGCCTAAGCTGTTATTGGTCTCACAAACCCACGATGAGAGGAATGGGTTGAATGAGAAGCCCAATACTGAGCTGGACATGCATAACAAGAACGCTGGGGATAAGAGATTGATAACGTTGGATGAGGATAGTAATGCCATGATGAAATTCTTTGAGATGATGTATATGGATAATCAGAACTTCTATCATTCATTTCGACAAGATGACACGGGAAAGTTACATGATGTAGTATGGATTGATGCTCGGTGTAGAGCCGCATACGAAGAATTTGGCGATGTTGTGTGGTTGGATACgacatatatgataaatgattatgatttgccacttgcAACTTTTGTTGGGGTAAATCATCATGGACACACAATACTATTTGGTTGTGCATTGATTTCCCGTGAAGACGTGGAAACATTTGAGTGGGTTTTTTCATCTTGGCTGGTTGGTATGGCCGGTAAGGCACCAGGAGGAATTCTAACAGATGAAACGGATATAATAAGCAAGGCGTTAGGGAGAGTCATGCCAGGTACAACACATAAGTGGTGCCTGTGGCATGTAATTGAAAAGATTTCACAGAGGTTGGGTACACAATGCAAATATATTGCTATGACAACAGAGTTAAAGGATATCATATATGATTCCTTCACTGGAGATGAGTTTGAGGAGCGGTGGAAGATTGTGATTGACCAATACGAGCTTGCAGATGATACTTGGCTCACCAGACTGTATGAAGAGCGATTGATGTGGGTGCCAATATACAATAAGGACACCTTTTGCGCCGGAATGAGGAATACTCAAAGGGTTGAAAGTATGCAAAGTTTCTTTGACGATAAGTTACCGAATTCATTGAGAAATACTGTTTTTCTATGGAAAAGAGGGTGGAGTCAGAGATGGTTGCTGATGCTAATTGTGCAATGTATGGTCTGGCAACAGATTTTTCAGTCGAGCAAGTTCTCCAGAAACTATACACATACACTAAATTCATGGAGGTTCAAGAGGAGTGCAAAGGGGTGTTGTATTGTAATGGTCGTGGAGAGCAGCAGTTGTCAGACAGCTTATTACTGCACAATATAG